In one window of Gorilla gorilla gorilla isolate KB3781 chromosome 2, NHGRI_mGorGor1-v2.1_pri, whole genome shotgun sequence DNA:
- the IL17RC gene encoding interleukin-17 receptor C isoform X20: MPVPWFLLSLALGRSPVVLSLERLVGPQDATHCSPVSLEPWGDEERLRVQFLAQQSLSLAPVTAATARTALSGLSGADGRREEWGRGKSWVCLPLGGSGNTEPQKKGLSCHLWDSDILCLPGDIVPAPGPVLAPTHLQTELVLRCQKETDCDLCLRVAVHLAVHGHWEEPEDEKKFGGAADSGVEEPRNASLQAQVVLSFQAYPTARCVLLEVQVPAALVQFGQSVGSVVYDCFEAALGSEVRIWSYTQPRYEKELNHTQQLPALPWLNVSADGDNVHLVLNVSEEQHFGLSLYWNQVQGPPKPRWHKNLTGPQIITLNHTDLVPCLCIQVWPLEPDSVRTNICPFREDPRAHRNLWQAARLRLLTLQSWLLDAPCSLPAEAALCWRALGGDPCQPLVPPLSWENVTVDQVNSSEKLQLQECLWADSLGPLKDDVLLLETRGPQDNRSLCALEPSGCTSLPSRASTLWDDDLGALWACPMDKYIHKRWALVWLACLLFAAALSLILLLKKDHAKAAARGRAALLLYSADDSGFERLVGALASALCQLPLRVAVDLWSRRELSAQGPVAWFHAQRRQTLQEGGVVVLLFSPGAVALCSEWLQDGVSGPGAHGPHDAFRASLSCVLPDFLQGRAPGSYVGACFDRLLHPDAVPALFRTVPVFTLPSQLPDFLGALQQPRAPRSGRLQERAEQVSRALQPALDCYFHPPGTPAPGRGVGPGAGDGT; encoded by the exons ATGCCTGTGCCCTGGTTCTTGCTGTCCTTGGCACTGGGCCGAAGCCCAGTGGTCCTTTCTCTGGAGAGGCTTGTGGGGCCTCAGGACGCTACCCACTGCTCTCCGGTGAGTCTGGAACCCTGGGGAGACGAGGAAAGGCTCAGAGTTCAGTTTTTGGCTCAGCAAAGCCTTAGCCTGGCTCCTGTCACTGCTGCCACCGCCAGAACTGCCCTGTCTGGTCTGTCTGGTGCTGATGGTAGAAGAGAAGAATGGGGAAGGGGCAAGAGCTGGGTCTGTCTTCCTCTGGGAGGGTCTGGGAATACGGAGCCCCAGAAAAAG ggCCTCTCCTGCCACCTCTGGG ACAGTGACATACTCTGCCTGCCTGGGGACATCGTGCCTGCTCCGGGCCCCGTGCTGGCGCCTACGCACCTGCAGACAGAGCTGGTGCTGAGGTGCCAAAAGGAGACCGACTGTGACCTCTGTCTGCGTGTGGCTGTCCACTTGGCCGTGCATG GGCACTGGGAAGAGCCTGAAGATGAGAAAAAGTTTGGAGGAGCAGCTGACTCAGGGGTGGAGGAGCCTAGGAATG CCTCTCTCCAGGCCCAAGTCGTGCTCTCCTTCCAGGCCTACCCTACTGCCCGCTGCGTCCTGCTGGAGGTGCAAGTGCCTGCTGCCCTTGTGCAGTTTGGTCAGTCTGTG GGCTCTGTGGTATATGACTGCTTCGAGGCTGCCCTAGGGAGTGAGGTACGAATCTGGTCCTATACTCAGCCCAGGTACGAGAAGGAACTCAACCACACACAGCAGCTGCCTG ccctgccctggcTCAACGTGTCAGCAGATGGTGACAACGTGCATCTGGTTCTGAATGTCTCTGAGGAGCAGCACTTCGGCCTCTCCCTGTACTGGAATCAGGTCCAGGGCCCCCCAAAACCCCGGTGGCACAAAAACCTG ACTGGACCGCAGATCATTACCTTGAACCACACAGACCTGGTTCCCTGCCTCTGTATTCAG GTGTGGCCTCTGGAACCTGACTCCGTTAGGACGAACATCTGCCCCTTCAGGGAGG ACCCCCGCGCACACCGAAACCTCTGGCAAGCCGCCCGACTGCGACTGCTGACCCTGCAGAGCTGGCTGCTGGACGCACCGTGCTCGCTGCCCGCAGAAGCAGCACTGTGCTGGCGGGCTCTGGGTGGGGACCCCTGCCAGCCACTGGTCCCACCGCTTTCCTGGGAGAATGTCACTGTGGAC CAGGTGAACAGCTCGGAGAAGCTGCAGCTGCAGGAGTGCTTGTGGGCTG ACTCCCTGGGGCCTCTCAAAGACGATGTGCTACTGTTGGAGACACGAGGCCCCCAGGACAACAGATCCCTCTGTGCCTTGGAACCCAGTGGCTGTACTTCACTACCCAGCAGAGCCTCCACG CTATGGGATGATGACTTGGGAGCGCTATGGGCCTGCCCCATGGACAAAT ACATCCACAAGCGCTGGGCCCTCGTGTGGCTGGCCTGCCTACTCTTTGCCGCTGCGCTTTCCCTCATCCTCCTTCTCAAAAAGGATCACGCGAAAG CGGCCGCCAGGGGCCGCGCGGCTCTGCTCCTCTACTCAGCCGATGACTCGGGCTTCGAGCGCCTGGTGGGCGCCCTGGCGTCGGCCCTGTGCCAGCTGCCGCTGCGCGTGGCCGTAGACCTGTGGAGCCGTCGTGAACTGAGCGCGCAGGGGCCCGTGGCTTGGTTTCACGCGCAGCGGCGCCAGACCCTGCAGGAGGGCGGCGTGGTGGTCTTGCTCTTCTCGCCCGGTGCGGTGGCGCTGTGCAGCGAGTGGCTACAGGACGGGGTGTCCGGGCCCGGGGCGCACGGCCCGCACGACGCCTTCCGCGCCTCGCTCAGCTGCGTGCTGCCCGACTTCTTGCAGGGCCGGGCGCCCGGCAGCTACGTGGGGGCCTGCTTCGACAGGCTGCTCCACCCGGACGCCGTACCCGCCCTTTTCCGCACCGTGCCCGTCTTCACACTGCCCTCCCAACTGCCAGACTTCCTGGGGGCCCTGCAGCAGCCTCGCGCCCCGCGTTCCGGGCGGCTCCAAGAGAGAGCGGAGCAAGTGTCCCGGGCCCTTCAGCCAGCCCTGGATTGCTACTTCCATCCCCCGGGGACTCCCGCGCCGGGACGCGGGGTGGGACCTGGGGCGGGGGACGGGACTTAA
- the IL17RC gene encoding interleukin-17 receptor C isoform X37: MPVPWFLLSLALGRSPVVLSLERLVGPQDATHCSPGLSCHLWDSDILCLPGDIVPAPGPVLAPTHLQTELVLRCQKETDCDLCLRVAVHLAVHGHWEEPEDEKKFGGAADSGVEEPRNASLQAQVVLSFQAYPTARCVLLEVQVPAALVQFGQSVGSVVYDCFEAALGSEVRIWSYTQPRYEKELNHTQQLPALPWLNVSADGDNVHLVLNVSEEQHFGLSLYWNQVQGPPKPRWHKNLTGPQIITLNHTDLVPCLCIQVWPLEPDSVRTNICPFREDPRAHRNLWQAARLRLLTLQSWLLDAPCSLPAEAALCWRALGGDPCQPLVPPLSWENVTVDKVLEFPLLKGHPNLCVQVNSSEKLQLQECLWADSLGPLKDDVLLLETRGPQDNRSLCALEPSGCTSLPSRASTLWDDDLGALWACPMDKYIHKRWALVWLACLLFAAALSLILLLKKDHAKGWLRLLKQDVRSGAAARGRAALLLYSADDSGFERLVGALASALCQLPLRVAVDLWSRRELSAQGPVAWFHAQRRQTLQEGGVVVLLFSPGAVALCSEWLQDGVSGPGAHGPHDAFRASLSCVLPDFLQGRAPGSYVGACFDRLLHPDAVPALFRTVPVFTLPSQLPDFLGALQQPRAPRSGRLQERAEQVSRALQPALDCYFHPPGTPAPGRGVGPGAGDGT; encoded by the exons ATGCCTGTGCCCTGGTTCTTGCTGTCCTTGGCACTGGGCCGAAGCCCAGTGGTCCTTTCTCTGGAGAGGCTTGTGGGGCCTCAGGACGCTACCCACTGCTCTCCG ggCCTCTCCTGCCACCTCTGGG ACAGTGACATACTCTGCCTGCCTGGGGACATCGTGCCTGCTCCGGGCCCCGTGCTGGCGCCTACGCACCTGCAGACAGAGCTGGTGCTGAGGTGCCAAAAGGAGACCGACTGTGACCTCTGTCTGCGTGTGGCTGTCCACTTGGCCGTGCATG GGCACTGGGAAGAGCCTGAAGATGAGAAAAAGTTTGGAGGAGCAGCTGACTCAGGGGTGGAGGAGCCTAGGAATG CCTCTCTCCAGGCCCAAGTCGTGCTCTCCTTCCAGGCCTACCCTACTGCCCGCTGCGTCCTGCTGGAGGTGCAAGTGCCTGCTGCCCTTGTGCAGTTTGGTCAGTCTGTG GGCTCTGTGGTATATGACTGCTTCGAGGCTGCCCTAGGGAGTGAGGTACGAATCTGGTCCTATACTCAGCCCAGGTACGAGAAGGAACTCAACCACACACAGCAGCTGCCTG ccctgccctggcTCAACGTGTCAGCAGATGGTGACAACGTGCATCTGGTTCTGAATGTCTCTGAGGAGCAGCACTTCGGCCTCTCCCTGTACTGGAATCAGGTCCAGGGCCCCCCAAAACCCCGGTGGCACAAAAACCTG ACTGGACCGCAGATCATTACCTTGAACCACACAGACCTGGTTCCCTGCCTCTGTATTCAG GTGTGGCCTCTGGAACCTGACTCCGTTAGGACGAACATCTGCCCCTTCAGGGAGG ACCCCCGCGCACACCGAAACCTCTGGCAAGCCGCCCGACTGCGACTGCTGACCCTGCAGAGCTGGCTGCTGGACGCACCGTGCTCGCTGCCCGCAGAAGCAGCACTGTGCTGGCGGGCTCTGGGTGGGGACCCCTGCCAGCCACTGGTCCCACCGCTTTCCTGGGAGAATGTCACTGTGGAC AAGGTTCTCGAGTTCCCATTGCTGAAAGGCCACCCTAACCTCTGTGTTCAG GTGAACAGCTCGGAGAAGCTGCAGCTGCAGGAGTGCTTGTGGGCTG ACTCCCTGGGGCCTCTCAAAGACGATGTGCTACTGTTGGAGACACGAGGCCCCCAGGACAACAGATCCCTCTGTGCCTTGGAACCCAGTGGCTGTACTTCACTACCCAGCAGAGCCTCCACG CTATGGGATGATGACTTGGGAGCGCTATGGGCCTGCCCCATGGACAAAT ACATCCACAAGCGCTGGGCCCTCGTGTGGCTGGCCTGCCTACTCTTTGCCGCTGCGCTTTCCCTCATCCTCCTTCTCAAAAAGGATCACGCGAAAG GGTGGCTGAGGCTCTTGAAACAGGACGTCCGCTCGGGGG CGGCCGCCAGGGGCCGCGCGGCTCTGCTCCTCTACTCAGCCGATGACTCGGGCTTCGAGCGCCTGGTGGGCGCCCTGGCGTCGGCCCTGTGCCAGCTGCCGCTGCGCGTGGCCGTAGACCTGTGGAGCCGTCGTGAACTGAGCGCGCAGGGGCCCGTGGCTTGGTTTCACGCGCAGCGGCGCCAGACCCTGCAGGAGGGCGGCGTGGTGGTCTTGCTCTTCTCGCCCGGTGCGGTGGCGCTGTGCAGCGAGTGGCTACAGGACGGGGTGTCCGGGCCCGGGGCGCACGGCCCGCACGACGCCTTCCGCGCCTCGCTCAGCTGCGTGCTGCCCGACTTCTTGCAGGGCCGGGCGCCCGGCAGCTACGTGGGGGCCTGCTTCGACAGGCTGCTCCACCCGGACGCCGTACCCGCCCTTTTCCGCACCGTGCCCGTCTTCACACTGCCCTCCCAACTGCCAGACTTCCTGGGGGCCCTGCAGCAGCCTCGCGCCCCGCGTTCCGGGCGGCTCCAAGAGAGAGCGGAGCAAGTGTCCCGGGCCCTTCAGCCAGCCCTGGATTGCTACTTCCATCCCCCGGGGACTCCCGCGCCGGGACGCGGGGTGGGACCTGGGGCGGGGGACGGGACTTAA
- the IL17RC gene encoding interleukin-17 receptor C isoform X22 produces MPVPWFLLSLALGRSPVVLSLERLVGPQDATHCSPGLSCHLWDSDILCLPGDIVPAPGPVLAPTHLQTELVLRCQKETDCDLCLRVAVHLAVHGHWEEPEDEKKFGGAADSGVEEPRNASLQAQVVLSFQAYPTARCVLLEVQVPAALVQFGQSVGSVVYDCFEAALGSEVRIWSYTQPRYEKELNHTQQLPDCRGLEVRNSIPSCWALPWLNVSADGDNVHLVLNVSEEQHFGLSLYWNQVQGPPKPRWHKNLTGPQIITLNHTDLVPCLCIQVWPLEPDSVRTNICPFREDPRAHRNLWQAARLRLLTLQSWLLDAPCSLPAEAALCWRALGGDPCQPLVPPLSWENVTVDKVLEFPLLKGHPNLCVQQVNSSEKLQLQECLWADSLGPLKDDVLLLETRGPQDNRSLCALEPSGCTSLPSRASTRAARLGEYLLQDLQSGQCLQLWDDDLGALWACPMDKYIHKRWALVWLACLLFAAALSLILLLKKDHAKGWLRLLKQDVRSGAAARGRAALLLYSADDSGFERLVGALASALCQLPLRVAVDLWSRRELSAQGPVAWFHAQRRQTLQEGGVVVLLFSPGAVALCSEWLQDGVSGPGAHGPHDAFRASLSCVLPDFLQGRAPGSYVGACFDRLLHPDAVPALFRTVPVFTLPSQLPDFLGALQQPRAPRSGRLQERAEQVSRALQPALDCYFHPPGTPAPGRGVGPGAGDGT; encoded by the exons ATGCCTGTGCCCTGGTTCTTGCTGTCCTTGGCACTGGGCCGAAGCCCAGTGGTCCTTTCTCTGGAGAGGCTTGTGGGGCCTCAGGACGCTACCCACTGCTCTCCG ggCCTCTCCTGCCACCTCTGGG ACAGTGACATACTCTGCCTGCCTGGGGACATCGTGCCTGCTCCGGGCCCCGTGCTGGCGCCTACGCACCTGCAGACAGAGCTGGTGCTGAGGTGCCAAAAGGAGACCGACTGTGACCTCTGTCTGCGTGTGGCTGTCCACTTGGCCGTGCATG GGCACTGGGAAGAGCCTGAAGATGAGAAAAAGTTTGGAGGAGCAGCTGACTCAGGGGTGGAGGAGCCTAGGAATG CCTCTCTCCAGGCCCAAGTCGTGCTCTCCTTCCAGGCCTACCCTACTGCCCGCTGCGTCCTGCTGGAGGTGCAAGTGCCTGCTGCCCTTGTGCAGTTTGGTCAGTCTGTG GGCTCTGTGGTATATGACTGCTTCGAGGCTGCCCTAGGGAGTGAGGTACGAATCTGGTCCTATACTCAGCCCAGGTACGAGAAGGAACTCAACCACACACAGCAGCTGCCTG ACTGCAGGGGGCTCGAAGTCCGGAACAGCATCCCGAGCTGCTGGG ccctgccctggcTCAACGTGTCAGCAGATGGTGACAACGTGCATCTGGTTCTGAATGTCTCTGAGGAGCAGCACTTCGGCCTCTCCCTGTACTGGAATCAGGTCCAGGGCCCCCCAAAACCCCGGTGGCACAAAAACCTG ACTGGACCGCAGATCATTACCTTGAACCACACAGACCTGGTTCCCTGCCTCTGTATTCAG GTGTGGCCTCTGGAACCTGACTCCGTTAGGACGAACATCTGCCCCTTCAGGGAGG ACCCCCGCGCACACCGAAACCTCTGGCAAGCCGCCCGACTGCGACTGCTGACCCTGCAGAGCTGGCTGCTGGACGCACCGTGCTCGCTGCCCGCAGAAGCAGCACTGTGCTGGCGGGCTCTGGGTGGGGACCCCTGCCAGCCACTGGTCCCACCGCTTTCCTGGGAGAATGTCACTGTGGAC AAGGTTCTCGAGTTCCCATTGCTGAAAGGCCACCCTAACCTCTGTGTTCAG CAGGTGAACAGCTCGGAGAAGCTGCAGCTGCAGGAGTGCTTGTGGGCTG ACTCCCTGGGGCCTCTCAAAGACGATGTGCTACTGTTGGAGACACGAGGCCCCCAGGACAACAGATCCCTCTGTGCCTTGGAACCCAGTGGCTGTACTTCACTACCCAGCAGAGCCTCCACG AGGGCAGCTCGCCTTGGAGAGTACTTACTACAAGACCTGCAGTCAGGCCAGTGTCTGCAG CTATGGGATGATGACTTGGGAGCGCTATGGGCCTGCCCCATGGACAAAT ACATCCACAAGCGCTGGGCCCTCGTGTGGCTGGCCTGCCTACTCTTTGCCGCTGCGCTTTCCCTCATCCTCCTTCTCAAAAAGGATCACGCGAAAG GGTGGCTGAGGCTCTTGAAACAGGACGTCCGCTCGGGGG CGGCCGCCAGGGGCCGCGCGGCTCTGCTCCTCTACTCAGCCGATGACTCGGGCTTCGAGCGCCTGGTGGGCGCCCTGGCGTCGGCCCTGTGCCAGCTGCCGCTGCGCGTGGCCGTAGACCTGTGGAGCCGTCGTGAACTGAGCGCGCAGGGGCCCGTGGCTTGGTTTCACGCGCAGCGGCGCCAGACCCTGCAGGAGGGCGGCGTGGTGGTCTTGCTCTTCTCGCCCGGTGCGGTGGCGCTGTGCAGCGAGTGGCTACAGGACGGGGTGTCCGGGCCCGGGGCGCACGGCCCGCACGACGCCTTCCGCGCCTCGCTCAGCTGCGTGCTGCCCGACTTCTTGCAGGGCCGGGCGCCCGGCAGCTACGTGGGGGCCTGCTTCGACAGGCTGCTCCACCCGGACGCCGTACCCGCCCTTTTCCGCACCGTGCCCGTCTTCACACTGCCCTCCCAACTGCCAGACTTCCTGGGGGCCCTGCAGCAGCCTCGCGCCCCGCGTTCCGGGCGGCTCCAAGAGAGAGCGGAGCAAGTGTCCCGGGCCCTTCAGCCAGCCCTGGATTGCTACTTCCATCCCCCGGGGACTCCCGCGCCGGGACGCGGGGTGGGACCTGGGGCGGGGGACGGGACTTAA
- the IL17RC gene encoding interleukin-17 receptor C isoform X44 translates to MPVPWFLLSLALGRSPVVLSLERLVGPQDATHCSPGLSCHLWDSDILCLPGDIVPAPGPVLAPTHLQTELVLRCQKETDCDLCLRVAVHLAVHGHWEEPEDEKKFGGAADSGVEEPRNASLQAQVVLSFQAYPTARCVLLEVQVPAALVQFGQSVGSVVYDCFEAALGSEVRIWSYTQPRYEKELNHTQQLPALPWLNVSADGDNVHLVLNVSEEQHFGLSLYWNQVQGPPKPRWHKNLTGPQIITLNHTDLVPCLCIQVWPLEPDSVRTNICPFREDPRAHRNLWQAARLRLLTLQSWLLDAPCSLPAEAALCWRALGGDPCQPLVPPLSWENVTVDVNSSEKLQLQECLWADSLGPLKDDVLLLETRGPQDNRSLCALEPSGCTSLPSRASTLWDDDLGALWACPMDKYIHKRWALVWLACLLFAAALSLILLLKKDHAKAAARGRAALLLYSADDSGFERLVGALASALCQLPLRVAVDLWSRRELSAQGPVAWFHAQRRQTLQEGGVVVLLFSPGAVALCSEWLQDGVSGPGAHGPHDAFRASLSCVLPDFLQGRAPGSYVGACFDRLLHPDAVPALFRTVPVFTLPSQLPDFLGALQQPRAPRSGRLQERAEQVSRALQPALDCYFHPPGTPAPGRGVGPGAGDGT, encoded by the exons ATGCCTGTGCCCTGGTTCTTGCTGTCCTTGGCACTGGGCCGAAGCCCAGTGGTCCTTTCTCTGGAGAGGCTTGTGGGGCCTCAGGACGCTACCCACTGCTCTCCG ggCCTCTCCTGCCACCTCTGGG ACAGTGACATACTCTGCCTGCCTGGGGACATCGTGCCTGCTCCGGGCCCCGTGCTGGCGCCTACGCACCTGCAGACAGAGCTGGTGCTGAGGTGCCAAAAGGAGACCGACTGTGACCTCTGTCTGCGTGTGGCTGTCCACTTGGCCGTGCATG GGCACTGGGAAGAGCCTGAAGATGAGAAAAAGTTTGGAGGAGCAGCTGACTCAGGGGTGGAGGAGCCTAGGAATG CCTCTCTCCAGGCCCAAGTCGTGCTCTCCTTCCAGGCCTACCCTACTGCCCGCTGCGTCCTGCTGGAGGTGCAAGTGCCTGCTGCCCTTGTGCAGTTTGGTCAGTCTGTG GGCTCTGTGGTATATGACTGCTTCGAGGCTGCCCTAGGGAGTGAGGTACGAATCTGGTCCTATACTCAGCCCAGGTACGAGAAGGAACTCAACCACACACAGCAGCTGCCTG ccctgccctggcTCAACGTGTCAGCAGATGGTGACAACGTGCATCTGGTTCTGAATGTCTCTGAGGAGCAGCACTTCGGCCTCTCCCTGTACTGGAATCAGGTCCAGGGCCCCCCAAAACCCCGGTGGCACAAAAACCTG ACTGGACCGCAGATCATTACCTTGAACCACACAGACCTGGTTCCCTGCCTCTGTATTCAG GTGTGGCCTCTGGAACCTGACTCCGTTAGGACGAACATCTGCCCCTTCAGGGAGG ACCCCCGCGCACACCGAAACCTCTGGCAAGCCGCCCGACTGCGACTGCTGACCCTGCAGAGCTGGCTGCTGGACGCACCGTGCTCGCTGCCCGCAGAAGCAGCACTGTGCTGGCGGGCTCTGGGTGGGGACCCCTGCCAGCCACTGGTCCCACCGCTTTCCTGGGAGAATGTCACTGTGGAC GTGAACAGCTCGGAGAAGCTGCAGCTGCAGGAGTGCTTGTGGGCTG ACTCCCTGGGGCCTCTCAAAGACGATGTGCTACTGTTGGAGACACGAGGCCCCCAGGACAACAGATCCCTCTGTGCCTTGGAACCCAGTGGCTGTACTTCACTACCCAGCAGAGCCTCCACG CTATGGGATGATGACTTGGGAGCGCTATGGGCCTGCCCCATGGACAAAT ACATCCACAAGCGCTGGGCCCTCGTGTGGCTGGCCTGCCTACTCTTTGCCGCTGCGCTTTCCCTCATCCTCCTTCTCAAAAAGGATCACGCGAAAG CGGCCGCCAGGGGCCGCGCGGCTCTGCTCCTCTACTCAGCCGATGACTCGGGCTTCGAGCGCCTGGTGGGCGCCCTGGCGTCGGCCCTGTGCCAGCTGCCGCTGCGCGTGGCCGTAGACCTGTGGAGCCGTCGTGAACTGAGCGCGCAGGGGCCCGTGGCTTGGTTTCACGCGCAGCGGCGCCAGACCCTGCAGGAGGGCGGCGTGGTGGTCTTGCTCTTCTCGCCCGGTGCGGTGGCGCTGTGCAGCGAGTGGCTACAGGACGGGGTGTCCGGGCCCGGGGCGCACGGCCCGCACGACGCCTTCCGCGCCTCGCTCAGCTGCGTGCTGCCCGACTTCTTGCAGGGCCGGGCGCCCGGCAGCTACGTGGGGGCCTGCTTCGACAGGCTGCTCCACCCGGACGCCGTACCCGCCCTTTTCCGCACCGTGCCCGTCTTCACACTGCCCTCCCAACTGCCAGACTTCCTGGGGGCCCTGCAGCAGCCTCGCGCCCCGCGTTCCGGGCGGCTCCAAGAGAGAGCGGAGCAAGTGTCCCGGGCCCTTCAGCCAGCCCTGGATTGCTACTTCCATCCCCCGGGGACTCCCGCGCCGGGACGCGGGGTGGGACCTGGGGCGGGGGACGGGACTTAA
- the IL17RC gene encoding interleukin-17 receptor C isoform X43, which translates to MPVPWFLLSLALGRSPVVLSLERLVGPQDATHCSPGLSCHLWDSDILCLPGDIVPAPGPVLAPTHLQTELVLRCQKETDCDLCLRVAVHLAVHGHWEEPEDEKKFGGAADSGVEEPRNASLQAQVVLSFQAYPTARCVLLEVQVPAALVQFGQSVGSVVYDCFEAALGSEVRIWSYTQPRYEKELNHTQQLPALPWLNVSADGDNVHLVLNVSEEQHFGLSLYWNQVQGPPKPRWHKNLTGPQIITLNHTDLVPCLCIQVWPLEPDSVRTNICPFREDPRAHRNLWQAARLRLLTLQSWLLDAPCSLPAEAALCWRALGGDPCQPLVPPLSWENVTVDVNSSEKLQLQECLWADSLGPLKDDVLLLETRGPQDNRSLCALEPSGCTSLPSRASTLWDDDLGALWACPMDKYIHKRWALVWLACLLFAAALSLILLLKKDHAKGWLRLLKQDVRSGAAARGRAALLLYSADDSGFERLVGALASALCQLPLRVAVDLWSRRELSAQGPVAWFHAQRRQTLQEGGVVVLLFSPGAVALCSEWLQDGVSGPGAHGPHDAFRASLSCVLPDFLQGRAPGSYVGACFDRLLHPDAVPALFRTVPVFTLPSQLPDFLGALQQPRAPRSGRLQERAEQVSRALQPALDCYFHPPGTPAPGRGVGPGAGDGT; encoded by the exons ATGCCTGTGCCCTGGTTCTTGCTGTCCTTGGCACTGGGCCGAAGCCCAGTGGTCCTTTCTCTGGAGAGGCTTGTGGGGCCTCAGGACGCTACCCACTGCTCTCCG ggCCTCTCCTGCCACCTCTGGG ACAGTGACATACTCTGCCTGCCTGGGGACATCGTGCCTGCTCCGGGCCCCGTGCTGGCGCCTACGCACCTGCAGACAGAGCTGGTGCTGAGGTGCCAAAAGGAGACCGACTGTGACCTCTGTCTGCGTGTGGCTGTCCACTTGGCCGTGCATG GGCACTGGGAAGAGCCTGAAGATGAGAAAAAGTTTGGAGGAGCAGCTGACTCAGGGGTGGAGGAGCCTAGGAATG CCTCTCTCCAGGCCCAAGTCGTGCTCTCCTTCCAGGCCTACCCTACTGCCCGCTGCGTCCTGCTGGAGGTGCAAGTGCCTGCTGCCCTTGTGCAGTTTGGTCAGTCTGTG GGCTCTGTGGTATATGACTGCTTCGAGGCTGCCCTAGGGAGTGAGGTACGAATCTGGTCCTATACTCAGCCCAGGTACGAGAAGGAACTCAACCACACACAGCAGCTGCCTG ccctgccctggcTCAACGTGTCAGCAGATGGTGACAACGTGCATCTGGTTCTGAATGTCTCTGAGGAGCAGCACTTCGGCCTCTCCCTGTACTGGAATCAGGTCCAGGGCCCCCCAAAACCCCGGTGGCACAAAAACCTG ACTGGACCGCAGATCATTACCTTGAACCACACAGACCTGGTTCCCTGCCTCTGTATTCAG GTGTGGCCTCTGGAACCTGACTCCGTTAGGACGAACATCTGCCCCTTCAGGGAGG ACCCCCGCGCACACCGAAACCTCTGGCAAGCCGCCCGACTGCGACTGCTGACCCTGCAGAGCTGGCTGCTGGACGCACCGTGCTCGCTGCCCGCAGAAGCAGCACTGTGCTGGCGGGCTCTGGGTGGGGACCCCTGCCAGCCACTGGTCCCACCGCTTTCCTGGGAGAATGTCACTGTGGAC GTGAACAGCTCGGAGAAGCTGCAGCTGCAGGAGTGCTTGTGGGCTG ACTCCCTGGGGCCTCTCAAAGACGATGTGCTACTGTTGGAGACACGAGGCCCCCAGGACAACAGATCCCTCTGTGCCTTGGAACCCAGTGGCTGTACTTCACTACCCAGCAGAGCCTCCACG CTATGGGATGATGACTTGGGAGCGCTATGGGCCTGCCCCATGGACAAAT ACATCCACAAGCGCTGGGCCCTCGTGTGGCTGGCCTGCCTACTCTTTGCCGCTGCGCTTTCCCTCATCCTCCTTCTCAAAAAGGATCACGCGAAAG GGTGGCTGAGGCTCTTGAAACAGGACGTCCGCTCGGGGG CGGCCGCCAGGGGCCGCGCGGCTCTGCTCCTCTACTCAGCCGATGACTCGGGCTTCGAGCGCCTGGTGGGCGCCCTGGCGTCGGCCCTGTGCCAGCTGCCGCTGCGCGTGGCCGTAGACCTGTGGAGCCGTCGTGAACTGAGCGCGCAGGGGCCCGTGGCTTGGTTTCACGCGCAGCGGCGCCAGACCCTGCAGGAGGGCGGCGTGGTGGTCTTGCTCTTCTCGCCCGGTGCGGTGGCGCTGTGCAGCGAGTGGCTACAGGACGGGGTGTCCGGGCCCGGGGCGCACGGCCCGCACGACGCCTTCCGCGCCTCGCTCAGCTGCGTGCTGCCCGACTTCTTGCAGGGCCGGGCGCCCGGCAGCTACGTGGGGGCCTGCTTCGACAGGCTGCTCCACCCGGACGCCGTACCCGCCCTTTTCCGCACCGTGCCCGTCTTCACACTGCCCTCCCAACTGCCAGACTTCCTGGGGGCCCTGCAGCAGCCTCGCGCCCCGCGTTCCGGGCGGCTCCAAGAGAGAGCGGAGCAAGTGTCCCGGGCCCTTCAGCCAGCCCTGGATTGCTACTTCCATCCCCCGGGGACTCCCGCGCCGGGACGCGGGGTGGGACCTGGGGCGGGGGACGGGACTTAA